The following are from one region of the Streptomyces rubrogriseus genome:
- a CDS encoding SGNH/GDSL hydrolase family protein, which yields MPKPALRRVMTATVAAVGTLALGLTDATAHAAPTLDYVALGDSYSAGSGVLPVDPTNLLCLRSTANYPHVVADTTGARLKDVTCGGAQTADFAQAQYPGVAPQLDALGTDTDLVTLTIGGNDNGTFINAITACGTAGVLSGGKGSPCKDKHGTSFDDEIEANTYPALKEALLGVRARAPHARVAALGYPWITPAAADPSCFLKLPVAAGDVPYLRAIQAHLNDAVRRAAEETGATYVDFSGVSDGHDACEAPGTRWIEPLLFGHSLVPVHPNALGERRMAEHTMDVLGLD from the coding sequence ATGCCGAAGCCTGCCCTTCGCCGTGTCATGACCGCGACAGTCGCCGCCGTCGGCACGCTCGCCCTCGGCCTCACCGACGCCACCGCCCACGCCGCGCCCACCCTGGACTACGTCGCCCTCGGCGACAGCTACAGCGCCGGCTCGGGCGTCCTGCCCGTCGACCCCACCAACCTGCTCTGTCTGCGTTCGACGGCCAACTACCCCCACGTCGTCGCGGACACGACGGGCGCCCGCCTCAAGGACGTCACCTGCGGCGGCGCGCAGACCGCCGACTTCGCACAGGCCCAGTACCCGGGCGTCGCACCCCAGTTGGACGCGCTCGGCACCGACACGGACCTGGTCACGCTCACCATCGGCGGCAACGACAACGGCACCTTCATCAACGCCATCACGGCCTGCGGCACGGCGGGTGTCCTCAGCGGCGGCAAGGGCAGCCCCTGCAAGGACAAGCACGGCACCTCCTTCGACGACGAGATCGAGGCCAACACGTACCCCGCGCTCAAGGAAGCGCTGCTCGGCGTCCGCGCCAGGGCTCCGCACGCCAGGGTGGCGGCCCTCGGCTACCCGTGGATCACCCCGGCCGCCGCCGACCCGTCCTGCTTCCTGAAGCTGCCCGTCGCCGCCGGTGACGTGCCCTACCTCCGGGCCATCCAGGCGCACCTGAACGACGCGGTCCGGCGCGCCGCCGAGGAGACCGGAGCCACCTACGTGGACTTCTCCGGGGTGTCCGACGGCCACGACGCCTGCGAGGCCCCCGGCACCCGCTGGATCGAACCGCTGCTGTTCGGGCACAGCCTCGTTCCCGTCCACCCCAACGCCCTCGGCGAGCGGCGCATGGCCGAGCACACGATGGACGTCCTCGGTCTGGACTGA
- a CDS encoding GlxA family transcriptional regulator, producing MPSSRLRRVAVLVLEGAKPLDVGIPAQVFTTRASMPYEVRVCGAAPGLVTGGDGLSYHVAHGLDALAWADLVFLPGYRSPDAEDPPRTVLDALTAAHDRGARLAAISTGAFALAATGLLDGRRATTHWHYTRALAAKHPGVRVDENVLFVDEGSVLTSAGAASGIDLCLHILRGDLGVAASNHAARRLVAAPYRSGGQAQYVPRSVPEPLGERFAATREWALRRLGEPLTLEALARHAAVSARTLSRRFVEDTGYTPMQWIMRARIDLARELLERSERGVEQIAAEVGLGTGANLRLHFQRILGTTPSEYRRTFARGE from the coding sequence GTGCCGTCCTCCCGCCTGCGCCGCGTCGCCGTCCTCGTCCTGGAGGGCGCCAAACCCCTCGACGTCGGCATTCCGGCGCAGGTCTTCACGACGCGCGCGAGCATGCCGTACGAGGTGCGGGTGTGCGGCGCGGCGCCCGGCCTGGTGACCGGCGGTGACGGCCTGTCGTACCACGTCGCCCACGGCCTCGACGCCCTGGCGTGGGCCGACCTGGTCTTCCTTCCCGGTTACCGTTCCCCCGACGCCGAGGACCCGCCGCGGACCGTCCTCGACGCGCTGACGGCGGCCCACGACCGGGGAGCACGGCTCGCCGCCATCTCCACCGGCGCGTTCGCGCTCGCCGCCACGGGTCTGCTCGACGGCAGGCGGGCCACCACGCACTGGCACTACACCCGGGCGCTCGCGGCGAAGCACCCGGGCGTGCGGGTCGACGAGAACGTGCTGTTCGTGGACGAGGGCAGTGTCCTGACGTCCGCGGGCGCCGCCTCCGGCATCGACCTGTGCCTGCACATCCTGCGCGGCGACCTCGGAGTGGCCGCCTCGAACCACGCGGCCCGGCGCCTGGTCGCGGCCCCCTACCGCAGCGGCGGCCAGGCCCAGTACGTGCCGCGCAGCGTCCCGGAGCCGCTCGGCGAGCGGTTCGCCGCCACCCGCGAGTGGGCACTGCGCCGGCTCGGTGAGCCGCTCACCCTGGAGGCGCTGGCCCGGCACGCGGCGGTGTCGGCGCGCACCCTCTCCCGGCGCTTCGTCGAGGACACCGGGTACACCCCGATGCAGTGGATCATGCGGGCCCGTATCGACCTGGCCCGTGAGCTGCTCGAACGCTCCGAGCGCGGCGTCGAGCAGATCGCCGCCGAGGTGGGCCTGGGCACCGGCGCCAACCTGCGGCTGCACTTCCAGCGCATCCTCGGGACCACGCCCAGCGAGTACCGGCGCACCTTCGCCCGGGGCGAATAG